One stretch of Hevea brasiliensis isolate MT/VB/25A 57/8 chromosome 12, ASM3005281v1, whole genome shotgun sequence DNA includes these proteins:
- the LOC110640402 gene encoding uncharacterized protein LOC110640402, whose product MNGYREDNSCCYFHPKEVVTGVCPLCLNERLLVLAAKQGQLPSSRPHQAFTTPTRKPSISLPKIFALGSLLNRLEFRHWKSDNNSDKSDASTSPEESFISIKFEENGAASWEKGTVSNKVTLEQCAKSWNHDLSKENKDAKQAKDAKETMSVIEHAKPRGSLRWRKRIGHLFQVIRWKRSNRGNNVCHVGTKVEGVKVRKGWIRTLTKRRTKE is encoded by the exons ATGAATGGTTATAGAGAAGACAATTCTTGCTGCTATTTCCATCCCAAAGAGGTTGTTACAGGGGTTTGTCCTCTATGCCTAAATGAGAGGCTCCTTGTATTGGCTGCAAAGCAAGGCCAGCTTCCATCATCTAGACCTCATCAAGCCTTCACTACTCCAACCAGGAAGCCTTCCATCAGCCTTCCTAAGATCTTTGCTTTGGGTTCTCTTCTCAATCGGCTTGAATTTCGCCATTGGAAATCTGATAATAACTCTGATAAATCTGATGCCTCCACCAGTCCAGAAG AGTCCTTCATATCAATAAAGTTTGAAGAGAATGGAGCTGCCTCATGGGAAAAGGGCACTGTCTCTAATAAGGTCACTCTGGAGCAATGCGCAAAGTCCTGGAACCATGATTTGAGCAAGGAAAACAAGGATGCCAAACAAGCCAAAGACGCTAAGGAGACAATGAGTGTGATAGAGCATGCAAAACCGCGTGGCTCTCTGAGATGGAGAAAACGGATTGGCCATCTATTCCAAGTCATCAGATGGAAGAGGTCCAACAGAGGAAACAATGTGTGCCACGTGGGAACCAAGGTTGAAGGAGTCAAGGTGAGGAAAGGTTGGATAAGGACTCTGACAAAGAGGAGAACCAAAGAATAA